The Pirellulimonas nuda genome includes a region encoding these proteins:
- the rplC gene encoding 50S ribosomal protein L3, giving the protein MTQVFDEAGVVVPVTVIQAGPCHVLQVRTPETDGYSAVQVGYLDKPRRLASRSERGHVAKLDSKRSKSRSAAGVELPAKADCEPKRFVREFRGQTGEMAVGSEVNVSAFEGIERIDVIGTSKGRGFSGAMKRHNFKGQRATHGVKKCHRAMGGTGCSAYPSRLFKGIKMPGQYGNARCTVRNQKLVSIDAENNLLVIRGAVPGPNGGFVIVQKTNKLK; this is encoded by the coding sequence ATGACGCAGGTTTTCGACGAAGCGGGCGTTGTCGTCCCGGTGACCGTCATTCAGGCCGGCCCCTGCCACGTGCTGCAGGTCCGCACGCCCGAGACCGATGGCTACTCCGCCGTCCAGGTCGGCTACCTCGACAAGCCTCGCCGCCTGGCGAGCCGCAGCGAGCGTGGCCACGTCGCCAAGCTCGACAGCAAGCGATCGAAGTCCCGCTCCGCCGCTGGCGTTGAGCTCCCCGCCAAGGCCGACTGCGAGCCCAAGCGGTTCGTCCGCGAGTTCCGCGGCCAAACCGGCGAGATGGCCGTTGGCTCGGAAGTGAACGTCTCCGCCTTTGAAGGCATCGAGCGGATCGACGTCATCGGCACCAGCAAGGGCCGCGGCTTCTCCGGCGCCATGAAGCGTCACAACTTCAAGGGCCAGCGGGCCACGCACGGCGTGAAGAAGTGCCACCGGGCGATGGGGGGCACCGGCTGCAGCGCCTACCCCAGCCGCCTGTTCAAGGGAATCAAGATGCCGGGGCAGTACGGCAACGCCCGCTGCACCGTGCGGAACCAGAAGCTCGTGTCGATCGACGCCGAGAACAACCTGCTGGTGATCCGCGGCGCCGTTCCGGGGCCGAACGGCGGATTTGTCATCGTCCAGAAGACCAACAAGTTGAAGTAG
- a CDS encoding mucoidy inhibitor MuiA family protein: MTRTLTLTLLLLYAFASRPVAAQETEPVDADRLTDGDVTEVTVYQGQALVTRSVTLPGDQTGLQEVVVTNLPALILPESLYAEPGEGLEIRSVRYRTRPVEQDVRAEVRELDEQLQELRDELSAVEREQKLLADRTKYLNSLEGFTAGTAKNELEHGVLNAETLTSLTELIFSRREQVAAEELELAKAQRGLNEEINLATRKRQNITSGSATTVREAVVFVDAQEAGASLRLRYLVAGAGWSPSYNLRAGTDRKQVTVEYNAQVQQMSGEDWTDVAMTLSTATPSLVAEPPKLDPLAIRLGDSPASGGPKVAVGAEEYSRLKRQLDASRDKLSDVRNRLGELNAAVEQTPASEPQQQQPLEAPAFAADSSMPYRQGSFDHSVQQSGQPYGGMGGDGQAAGRQSFQVGFGVNGDAGLNYFANESQILDFNAEGIVAKSKDSRGSQPPAEGVSVSYKLAGRTSLPSRSDRQLIQIARLPLKGDFYRLATPVLTSYVYEEAKLTNTGDVVLLAGPASTFLGDEFVGRGAVPTVAAGESFTVGLGIDASLRAGRELVSKEETIQGGNRIVDFVYRLTVENFAGEEAQVRLVDRIPTIAEDDIKITLVDPGKKLADYPDQAAERKLGLLRWDLEAPAGSTGADSAAVEYTLRVEYDKELSIVGMPAKR, translated from the coding sequence ATGACGCGAACCCTCACGCTGACCCTGCTGCTGCTCTACGCGTTCGCGTCTCGCCCAGTGGCGGCTCAGGAGACCGAACCGGTCGACGCCGACCGCCTCACCGACGGAGATGTGACCGAGGTCACCGTCTACCAGGGGCAGGCGTTGGTCACCCGCTCGGTGACGCTGCCGGGTGACCAGACGGGGCTGCAGGAGGTGGTGGTGACCAACCTGCCGGCGTTGATCCTGCCCGAAAGCCTGTACGCAGAGCCGGGCGAGGGCCTCGAGATCCGCTCGGTCCGCTACCGCACCCGGCCGGTGGAGCAGGACGTGCGTGCGGAGGTCCGCGAGCTCGACGAGCAGCTCCAGGAGCTGCGGGACGAGCTCTCGGCGGTCGAGCGGGAGCAGAAGCTGTTGGCCGATCGCACCAAGTACCTGAACAGCCTCGAGGGCTTCACGGCCGGAACCGCCAAGAACGAGCTGGAGCACGGCGTGCTGAACGCCGAGACGCTGACCAGCCTGACCGAGCTGATCTTCTCGCGGCGGGAGCAGGTAGCGGCCGAAGAGTTGGAGCTCGCCAAGGCGCAGCGGGGGCTGAACGAAGAGATCAACCTAGCGACCCGCAAACGCCAGAACATCACCAGCGGCTCCGCGACCACGGTCCGCGAGGCGGTGGTGTTCGTCGACGCCCAGGAGGCGGGCGCCTCGCTGCGGCTGCGTTACTTGGTGGCGGGCGCCGGCTGGAGCCCGTCGTACAACCTGCGGGCGGGGACCGACCGCAAGCAGGTGACCGTGGAGTACAACGCCCAGGTGCAGCAGATGAGCGGCGAGGACTGGACCGACGTCGCGATGACGCTGTCGACCGCCACGCCGTCGCTGGTGGCCGAGCCCCCCAAGCTTGACCCGCTGGCGATCCGCCTGGGAGACAGCCCCGCGAGCGGCGGCCCCAAGGTCGCCGTTGGCGCCGAGGAATACAGCCGCCTCAAGCGGCAGCTGGACGCGAGCCGCGACAAGCTATCGGATGTTCGCAACCGGCTGGGCGAGCTGAACGCCGCGGTGGAGCAGACGCCTGCATCGGAGCCGCAGCAGCAGCAACCGCTTGAGGCGCCCGCCTTCGCCGCGGACTCAAGTATGCCGTATCGGCAAGGTTCATTTGACCACTCTGTCCAACAATCTGGGCAACCGTACGGCGGAATGGGGGGCGACGGGCAAGCAGCCGGTCGTCAGTCGTTTCAAGTCGGGTTCGGCGTCAACGGCGACGCCGGCCTCAATTACTTCGCCAACGAGTCGCAGATCCTAGACTTCAACGCCGAGGGTATCGTCGCGAAATCGAAAGACTCTCGAGGATCACAGCCTCCCGCCGAGGGGGTGAGCGTCAGCTACAAGCTAGCGGGGCGCACGTCGCTCCCCAGCCGCAGCGACCGGCAGCTCATCCAGATCGCCCGGCTGCCCCTCAAGGGGGACTTCTACCGCTTGGCGACACCGGTGCTCACTAGCTACGTCTACGAAGAAGCCAAGCTCACCAACACCGGCGACGTGGTGCTGCTTGCCGGCCCCGCCTCGACCTTCCTGGGAGACGAGTTCGTGGGCCGCGGCGCGGTGCCGACCGTGGCGGCGGGAGAGTCGTTCACCGTCGGGCTGGGGATCGACGCCTCGCTCCGCGCCGGCCGCGAGCTGGTCAGCAAGGAAGAAACCATCCAGGGGGGGAACCGGATCGTCGACTTCGTCTACCGGCTCACGGTAGAGAACTTTGCGGGCGAGGAGGCCCAGGTACGGCTGGTCGACCGCATCCCCACCATTGCAGAAGACGACATCAAGATCACGCTGGTCGACCCCGGCAAGAAGCTGGCCGACTACCCCGACCAGGCCGCCGAGCGCAAGCTGGGCCTGCTGCGGTGGGACCTCGAAGCCCCGGCCGGCTCAACCGGCGCCGACAGCGCCGCGGTGGAATACACGCTGCGGGTCGAGTACGACAAGGAGCTGTCGATCGTCGGGATGCCCGCCAAACGCTAG
- the rpsJ gene encoding 30S ribosomal protein S10, which translates to MASPQEIIRIRMEAYDHAVLDQSAAEIVDTAKRTNSMVHGPIPLPTRIERYTVLRGPHVDKKSRQQFEIRTHKRLIDIVQATAKTIEALNKLSLPAGVDIKIKATTG; encoded by the coding sequence GTGGCGTCGCCGCAAGAAATCATTCGCATTCGGATGGAAGCCTACGACCACGCGGTGCTCGACCAGAGCGCGGCCGAGATCGTCGATACGGCCAAGCGTACCAACTCCATGGTCCACGGGCCGATCCCGTTGCCGACCCGGATCGAACGCTACACCGTTCTCCGCGGCCCGCACGTGGACAAGAAGTCGCGGCAGCAGTTCGAGATCCGCACCCACAAGCGGCTGATCGACATCGTCCAGGCCACGGCCAAGACGATCGAGGCTTTGAACAAGCTCAGCCTGCCGGCCGGTGTGGACATCAAGATTAAGGCAACCACGGGCTGA
- the rplD gene encoding 50S ribosomal protein L4 codes for MPKLTIHDRKGNKVGTYNVEAEDFASSINKQLLHDAVVMYQANLRQGTHKTKTRAQVAGNKKKMYRQKGTGNARAGSKRSGVRRGGGHIHARQPRDYSYRLPRKALQIATRMALASKVRDDELIVIDELRFDAPRTKDMAHILKVLGCDQCSTLVTTETHDLNVYRSVRNLASAKISPASELNALSLLASKKVLVTKAALDALRAKPGGKSAAKPEAAAAS; via the coding sequence ATGCCCAAGCTCACCATTCACGATCGCAAAGGCAACAAGGTCGGGACGTACAACGTCGAGGCCGAGGACTTCGCGTCGAGTATCAACAAGCAGCTCCTGCACGACGCCGTGGTGATGTACCAGGCGAACCTGCGGCAGGGGACGCACAAGACCAAGACCCGCGCCCAGGTGGCCGGCAACAAGAAGAAGATGTACCGCCAGAAGGGCACGGGCAACGCCCGCGCCGGCAGCAAGCGGAGCGGCGTGCGTCGCGGTGGTGGTCACATCCACGCCCGGCAGCCGCGGGATTACTCGTACCGCTTGCCGCGCAAGGCCCTGCAGATCGCCACCCGTATGGCGCTGGCCTCCAAGGTCCGCGACGACGAGTTGATCGTGATCGACGAGCTGCGTTTCGATGCGCCCCGCACCAAGGACATGGCCCACATCCTCAAGGTGTTGGGTTGTGACCAGTGCTCGACGCTGGTGACCACCGAGACGCACGACCTGAACGTCTACCGGAGCGTGCGGAACCTGGCCTCGGCCAAGATCTCGCCGGCGTCGGAGCTCAACGCGTTGAGCCTGCTCGCCTCGAAGAAGGTGCTGGTCACTAAGGCCGCGCTCGACGCGTTGCGAGCCAAGCCGGGCGGAAAGAGTGCGGCCAAGCCAGAGGCCGCCGCGGCCTCCTGA